The Grus americana isolate bGruAme1 chromosome 5, bGruAme1.mat, whole genome shotgun sequence region TTCAGATTACTAACTATACAATAAACCCCAGTAAACCCAAAGGAAGTTGCTGCATGATTAAAAACTTAGATTTATTGTCCTCTGATAAACTAGCCCAGAAGTTAATGTTTGGACACCACAGGTATTCCACGGACAGGCTCCTGTACACCTCATACCACCACCTCCTTCCCCCTAAAGGGGCCCATAAATCTTAGTTTCAAACTCCAATTGCCTGCACAGGTTTCTTTGGTGCTTCGCACGCTCTAAATCAACACGCCGTCACTAAAAGCAATTATAAACTGATCtttcaaactgtttttcagGCTGGCAGTTGTTCTTTGTAAAGTAATGTCAGTTGTCGCAGTTCAGGTCAGTTGCTGTGATCCAACACTTCAACAGCAAGTGGTATTAACGGACAACTCACTGTCAATACACCACGCTTACTATCCAGATAGGCCAAAGCATAATCCAGCTTGAGAATAACAAAACCTGATCTAACAGAGCTAAGCACTGAAGAAAGCAAGGATATTGCAAAAAAGTGAACTTCTGAAGTAAGGTTTACTTTGACATTTCACAATTCTGTAACCCATACTTCGCTTGCATTTGTTCATCACCTACAGGTCGCTTTATACTATGAGTATGTACCGGCACAAAAATCACTCCATCTCAATTAGCCTTATTACCGTGACTCAGCCATCATAGCAGATGCCTGATACAGGAGCTGGGTCTGATGATCTGTGTTAAAACCTCGGGCATACGCCACATTATCTAGGACGTCACTGCCTGACAAGCCATACCTGGAGAAATGggtgaaaataagaaataaacacCTGTCAGTGACAACTTCATCAATAGGTTCACCTAAATACTAGAATAAAAATTCACATTCCTGGGAGAGTCTGACGAGATAAAAAAACGCAGAcagtaaaaaaatgcaacacaaCTTGGTGATGAAAAGAGAACAGAGGGATTGGAAaccatttttaaagactgatttCCTGCCTAGGAGCAATAGTAAAGTAGAACACCAGacattttcctcaaaataaaGCCACGGGCAAGGAAAGCTACTGTTCTGGAGCAGAATATTCTGAAAGCAGTATATTGCTAATAACACACAATGATAAACAGCCTTCCACCTGCAATACCTCTGACAGTGTTTTACtaccaaaacaaataaagttACATTCAACATcttgcatttaaattatttatatggcACTTTGAGAAATCCCTTAGAATTTGGAGAACTGATTGATTATCTCCCTGGATCTGAAATGAAATCTGGCGCCTTACATTTGAAGGTGAATGATAGCCAATCCTGACTAGCATTTTGAAGCAAAACCACACTGAAATATTACATATTCGAGATTAAAGTCAAGGGCGCTGGTCAAACACTTGGCAGATTGGCAGgcttcagaaagaaaggaggtGAAAGACGGTTAGCCTCCATCCTAGCTGAGCTGAAGAAAAAGACTGAGGGATGGAGGGCTGGAACTGACTGGAAGAAGAACTCTATTCAGCCACGCAGATACCCACTCACAGACGTACCTATGACCGCTGCAAACGCCATTTCACTCTCATCGCTGCCCAAGGGGTGTTTGTTGCCACATATCTGTTAGCAGCAGATATGGGAACATGGGGGTACCCCTCTGCTTGCTGCAGGAAAAGCCGGCAGGCTTAGACCAACCCGTCTCCAAAGAGAGTTATCAGGACTTAGTTGGCACTGTCCCCAGCTGGTTAGGAAGCACACATTCCCTCCCAGTagcaagaaagagagaggaatgaCTTCCTGCAGAGGGACAATTACACAATAGCTGTGGGGAGAGAgtagcagcagagaggagagggatAGCAATACCAGATGTTTCCAAAGTGAACATCTGTCAAATTAACCTCCGGGGCCTGTGTAAAATGTCTTCCAATGCCTTTCAGTAACAAACCATCCAAATCCAATACTGACCCAAATCTTCAGCTTACTACTTTTCAGTAACTTGACCTTACTTCATTCATTTAGGATGGTATGTCCATTAGATCATCATCTCCCTctataaagaaaaggaagtgtcTCTTGTGGGCTAGCACAGCATATTGGTTTGGTACTACATCTGATTTGACTTTTCTACCTACAGTCAGGAAAGGCCCATAAATACCGGCCTTACCTCATACATCTGTGGCGCTACTAAAAAGCGGCAATCCTGCCCCTCActctctgcttccagctgctcaTTCCGGTCCCCTCCTTTGCTCCAGCACCAGCAATTTACGCTGCCCTGCAGCGAACTGCAGCAGCAACTCCTCTGCTTCAGCCCAACAGCCACCAATGCAAACACCGTGGGGCAAAAGGAACGGCAGGACCACCTGCAGGGGCACAGCATCAAGCCACAGGGACAGTTCCTACTGCAACAGTCCCATGAATTTAAGGAGACAGGCTGATTTACATAGTGATCCTTGTTAACTAGGTTGTCCCACGAGTAAATGCATCCCTTTCTTCAACGAATGCCAGTTTCCTTCTAGCCCTGAGTACAGACCTTTCAGCCACAGCAAGAAGGCGTTCTGGACGGAAGGTCCCTTCCGTGTCAATGTACATAGCTTTTCCTTCACCGCCGCCTCGGTCAATGGGAAGCTAAAGGAAGAGCAAATGAACGAACGTGAAATCAAACATCAACAAACAATCCAGTTATTGCCTTATGCCCTCCACTGGTATCATACAATCAACAGCATACCAAGCTATTGCGATTAAAATCACATCTATctgggaaaagggagaagaaagattCCTGTATTCAACCTCCGATACCTACGTAAGAGGACAGGTGCTTAACTTTGAGCTGGTAAGCTTGGGCGCGTAAGGGTGTTAACTAAATGATCAAATTAAGCCCAAAGCCTCTAATAGTTTATGAAATAGCAACCTCTGGAAAGTAATAAACACTATTTGTTTATTATAACTAAGATTAGAGAAAAGGTTACTCCAGACTGATCTACTGTTTGATAGCAGGAGCCAGTTGAAGGCTCTGACAAAAGTAAAGTCAAGTAAGCTTAGGATATGttagggaaaaaagcagctagTCAGAGAAACTCGTTGAACCCAacacagtttcttctttcttttcaacacTCTTGGCAATAAGAAAGGTTCTCTGCAGTCTAGAGCACCTGAAGAGAGATCAAACGCTTCTCTGCATTGAAGACCTAGAATGATGCTACAAGGCTAATGTGTTAAATTTTGTTGTCAGAATActgaggagagaggggaaaaaaaaaaaaaaaaaagagctacagaaaatgtcaaacagGCAAAAAACATCACAAACTTAATTGCTGCTAAAGAAATCCTAGTAAGCAGATTAAGCATGAAACAAAGGATCCTAGAAAGCTGCAAGTACAGCCAAGGGTGCTGCACATACTCACGTTCTTTGCAGCTGTTCATGTACATTGCATTTATATTGGTTGAGGAAAGTGCACAAATTAGCAAATATCCCAAAGCTGTGTTGTCTGAAGACTTGATTTTAATGAAGCGGACTACTCACTTGACAGGTTACTGCCAGGGTATGACACAACTGTGTTTTTCCAGTACGAAACTCCCCAAATAACTCTGTTATGGACCCTGTTTCTATTCctcctgaaaggaaaataatagaattttaaaaaggccTCATACATCAAACAAAGACCACGTATAAAACATTACATTTACAGAGACTCAGTTAAACACTTAGTTTTTTCAAAAGTTCCTAAACTCTAATAGGAAAAACTGGTTTTCATACGGAGGTTTGTTCACGTTGCAGATAAGAAGTTTAGGTAAGTGTAGTTTTGAAGATGCTGAAAAGCTGACCTggcttgttttgattttttgatTACAAGTAGGAATGGGGAGAAGATGATAcctagttttgttttcttgaaatagGTATTGGCTAGAATAAACTAGAAACATCCAAAATGAACAGCTCTGGGTTTTGCATCATGACCGAAAGGTTTTCAAACTACTCctacagcttttaaaagaaaatcagttgtgatacaagaaagaaaactttttcgTTCAACCAGAACTTGTGTCGTTTTGTCCAAGGATCGtgttcatagaaaaaaaaaaaagcagacaatgAAGGCTTCtctcaataaataaaattattaccTTGAAGAAGTTTATCAAGTTCTTTGGACCCAGTGGTGATCTGGATGATCTCTGACCTTCGCTGGTGGAATTCCGTCGCTGTGGTGAAACCCATCGGAACCAGTTTAGCTgcttcagcctgaagaaaaccaaactaaGCAGTGCAAGGAGTGCTCATCCCATTCATCTACCCCCTCTAGGAATTAATactgtaattttctgttttgtgaaatGGAGAAGCACCTATATAATTTGATGCATACATTTGATTTCATAGACCATATATTAGTTGGTATCtctgaaaagaactgaaattctGATCAAAGAAAAAGCTTCAACATCCATTTTGGGTATTTTATGGAAATCTTCCTCCCATTCTTTCAGTTCAGATCTGTCCCTGTGAAACGTGAAATACGTAGGACAGGCATACAGCCTGCTAGGAATGCTCTCTTCCTAATAGCGAATAAATAAGCAAAGTAAGAAAAGTATCGGAGTTAAACATAGCGCTAGGTCAGACTTCCATAAACGAGAACTAGTTTGGCAGAAACTCCACGTTCTGAACTAGAACGTGCTGTGAGATTACAACTCGGGCTTCGCTCTCAGCCCCCAACAGGAAACCCCAGGTCTCACGGTGAATACCTACGGTACACAATTAACACGCCtaagaaaaatataacagaGGAACAGCTGTACAAGGTCAGTTCAGTCGTCGTAACGCAGCATTCTCTGCTTTGCCAACTGCCCAGAGCGGATGCTTAGGGAAAGAGTGCAACAAATCGGGGAACAAGGGGACCGACCCTCCATCTAGCAGTTCCTCCTGGGTTCAGTTAGCGAGCTGCTTGATCTGAACGATACCCCACAAACGTTGCACTTAGCCCCTTTTTAAACCAATTTATGCCACAGGTGGCCACTGCATCTTGGGACAAGAGTTCCGTAACTTAATTCCAATCTGTACGGAAAAGTACTTTGCGTTAGGCTCATCATAAGCCTTCTATCACAAGAAATACTGAGCTAGCAATAACAGTCACCTTGGACACAGTCTCCATACCTTCCACAATTTTTTACAGACCTTTCTAATAGTCCCTCTCTCTTCACTTCTTGAAGCTGGTCCTAGTGAGTTTTGTCTCCACTCATAAAAAGCTGTGTCATACCTCTAATCACCTTTACTGCCCTTCTCAGTATATCGCTAATGGAGACCTTCCAAAACCACCAGAACACTTTAagccagaagaaataaaacttcttgAATACCTTGGGTTAAAGCTTTTCCATAGCACCCTTACCAAGATTTTGTCAGCTTTAGCTTCACTGATGCCTTTAATATTTAGTAGCTCCTTCTTTGGTGCATAAGCAACAGCCTCAACTGTGTGAAATCCAGCTTCTTCTAATTTCTTCACATCATTTGCATTTATACCACATTGctgaaaggagggaag contains the following coding sequences:
- the RAD51 gene encoding DNA repair protein RAD51 homolog 1 isoform X1, which gives rise to MAMQVQFEANADTSAEDESFGPQLISRLEQCGINANDVKKLEEAGFHTVEAVAYAPKKELLNIKGISEAKADKILAEAAKLVPMGFTTATEFHQRRSEIIQITTGSKELDKLLQGGIETGSITELFGEFRTGKTQLCHTLAVTCQLPIDRGGGEGKAMYIDTEGTFRPERLLAVAERYGLSGSDVLDNVAYARGFNTDHQTQLLYQASAMMAESRYALLIVDSATALYRTDYSGRGELSARQMHLARFLRMLLRLADEFGVAVVITNQVVAQVDGAAMFAADPKKPIGGNIIAHASTTRLYLRKGRGETRICKIYDSPCLPEAEAMFAINADGVGDAKD
- the RAD51 gene encoding DNA repair protein RAD51 homolog 1 isoform X2, which codes for MAMQVQFEANADTSAEDESFGPQLISRLEQCGINANDVKKLEEAGFHTVEAVAYAPKKELLNIKGISEAKADKILAEAAKLVPMGFTTATEFHQRRSEIIQITTGSKELDKLLQGGIETGSITELFGEFRTGKTQLCHTLAVTCQLPIDRGGGEGKAMYIDTEGTFRPERLLAVAERYGLSGSDVLDNVAYARGFNTDHQTQLLYQASAMMAESRYALLIVDSATALYRTDYSGRGELSARQMHLARFLRMLLRLADETVSAKRPR